A stretch of Rhodopirellula bahusiensis DNA encodes these proteins:
- a CDS encoding AraC family transcriptional regulator — MPSSSLPNQLFELLAEPFTAERLFDGLHDTVYFIKNADGHYVVVNETLVQRCGLKQKSQLIGRTSEQILRAPFGAIFTAQDRAVLRSGKPLEAQLELHLYASRDVGWCLTNKYPLRGRQGESVGVVGISRDLGRPNKSSDDYQGVAKAVAFAELYRDKPTSVTEMAEVANLSRFQLDRRMRIAFGLNTGQWLLKQRIDFACEHLETTQLPIVEIAHEAGYADQSAFTRQFRRATGLSPSQYRKAKQDNEL, encoded by the coding sequence ATGCCCAGCAGCAGCCTCCCAAATCAGTTGTTTGAACTGCTTGCGGAGCCCTTCACGGCCGAGCGTTTGTTCGATGGTTTGCACGACACGGTCTACTTCATCAAGAACGCTGACGGGCACTACGTGGTCGTCAATGAAACACTGGTTCAGCGTTGTGGACTGAAGCAAAAGTCACAGTTGATCGGGCGCACATCGGAACAGATTTTGCGTGCGCCGTTTGGGGCCATTTTCACGGCGCAGGACAGAGCCGTTCTGCGATCCGGCAAACCGCTCGAAGCGCAATTGGAACTGCATCTTTACGCATCGCGAGACGTGGGATGGTGCTTGACCAACAAGTACCCCCTCCGAGGCCGGCAAGGAGAATCGGTTGGCGTGGTGGGGATCTCTCGTGATTTGGGCCGACCGAACAAATCCAGCGACGACTATCAAGGTGTTGCCAAAGCGGTGGCGTTTGCCGAACTGTATCGAGACAAACCGACCAGCGTGACTGAAATGGCCGAAGTCGCAAACCTCTCCCGCTTTCAACTCGACCGGCGGATGAGAATCGCGTTTGGGCTCAACACGGGACAGTGGTTGTTGAAGCAACGAATCGATTTCGCGTGCGAGCATCTCGAGACCACTCAGTTGCCGATCGTAGAAATCGCACACGAAGCCGGCTACGCCGACCAAAGTGCATTCACTCGGCAATTTCGACGCGCGACAGGTTTGTCACCCAGCCAATACCGCAAAGCCAAACAGGACAACGAACTTTGA
- a CDS encoding dihydrodipicolinate synthase family protein yields the protein MSTSLPAVDASIFQGCIPALMTPCDADRKINFAGLVRKAQELMTAGMTGVVYCGSMGDWPLLTDEQRQQGVRELTEAGVPVVVGTGAQNTSLAVAHASHAAEVGAAGLMVIPRVLSRATSPIAQRNHFAAILAAAPTTPAVIYNSPYYGFETKADLFFDLRAEFPNLVGFKEFGGAASLSYAGEHITHSSDDVLLMAGVDTQVYHGFVKCGATGAITGIGNCLPLEVLKYVELCEAAANGDCQADQFARELSNALTVLSTFDEGPDLVLYYKYLLYLLGDTDYEFQLNASDALSPSQARYAEKQLALFQTWWKNWSGKSYSCS from the coding sequence ATGAGCACCAGCCTACCCGCCGTCGATGCGTCCATCTTCCAAGGCTGCATTCCCGCCCTGATGACGCCCTGCGACGCCGATCGAAAAATCAACTTCGCCGGGTTGGTTCGCAAGGCACAAGAACTGATGACCGCCGGGATGACCGGGGTCGTCTACTGCGGATCCATGGGCGATTGGCCGCTGCTGACGGACGAACAACGCCAGCAAGGTGTTCGTGAATTGACCGAAGCCGGTGTGCCCGTGGTGGTCGGAACGGGTGCCCAAAACACCTCGCTCGCCGTGGCTCATGCCAGCCATGCTGCCGAAGTCGGTGCGGCAGGATTGATGGTGATCCCGCGTGTGCTTTCACGAGCCACCTCGCCCATCGCTCAACGAAATCACTTTGCCGCGATCCTGGCTGCGGCACCAACGACCCCCGCAGTGATTTACAACAGCCCTTACTACGGTTTCGAAACCAAAGCGGACCTGTTCTTCGACTTGCGAGCCGAGTTTCCAAACCTGGTTGGTTTCAAAGAATTCGGAGGTGCTGCATCACTGTCCTACGCCGGAGAGCACATCACTCACTCCAGCGACGATGTGCTGTTGATGGCGGGTGTCGACACGCAGGTTTATCATGGGTTTGTGAAGTGTGGTGCCACGGGTGCGATCACCGGAATCGGAAACTGCCTTCCACTGGAGGTTCTGAAGTACGTCGAACTGTGCGAAGCCGCTGCCAACGGCGATTGCCAAGCCGACCAGTTCGCTCGCGAATTGTCCAACGCTCTGACCGTGTTGTCGACGTTCGATGAAGGCCCCGACTTGGTCCTCTACTACAAGTACTTGTTGTACTTGCTCGGTGACACCGACTATGAATTCCAACTGAACGCGTCGGACGCTCTCTCACCGAGCCAAGCCCGATACGCCGAAAAGCAACTGGCTCTTTTCCAGACATGGTGGAAGAACTGGTCGGGTAAATCCTACTCCTGTTCATGA
- a CDS encoding outer membrane protein assembly factor BamB family protein yields the protein MAFNFSSVLHSHRIFFAAFAVAALAFGSHSHADQWSQFRGDHASGIAETSHPARWSETENVAWVHPMRGEGWSCPVVWNDRIFLTEAVPSEPDANSNTNDDARSRGQDPSQKTYQWQVVCVDSKSGDELWRKTAREGQPALERHSSNTYATETPVTDGKHVYAYFGMMGVYCFDMDGELVWQRDLGQHAMRAGWGTSSSPALLNDKLFLQVDNEEQSFLVALDTATGEELWRVDRDEPSQYSSPIIWKNSLREELIVGGSNYRSYDPETGDLLWQLNMQKGRSSATPLAVGDRLYAGTEYRNRGGEDDGGGFLFAITPGGQGQLGTTEDPSSDEFIAWKNAESGIQMASPVLCKDHLYLLERRSGVVHCINADTGEMVYEKRIPRARAFWSSPWVMGEEVFCIDTNGTTFILAGGPDFEVVAKNEIDELTWSTPAIADGALYFRTASKLYCIRD from the coding sequence ATGGCTTTCAACTTTTCCAGCGTATTACATTCGCACCGAATCTTTTTCGCAGCCTTCGCCGTCGCTGCATTGGCGTTCGGTTCACATTCGCACGCGGATCAGTGGTCTCAGTTCCGCGGCGATCACGCGAGCGGCATCGCGGAAACATCCCACCCCGCTCGGTGGAGCGAGACCGAGAACGTTGCTTGGGTGCATCCGATGCGGGGCGAAGGATGGTCGTGCCCAGTCGTCTGGAACGACCGAATCTTTCTGACAGAAGCCGTTCCATCCGAACCGGACGCAAACTCGAATACGAACGACGACGCTCGTTCACGAGGCCAAGACCCCAGCCAAAAAACGTATCAATGGCAGGTCGTTTGCGTGGACTCAAAGTCAGGCGATGAGCTTTGGCGAAAGACCGCACGCGAAGGCCAACCGGCACTGGAGCGTCACAGCTCGAACACCTACGCAACGGAAACGCCGGTCACGGATGGCAAGCATGTCTATGCGTACTTCGGAATGATGGGTGTCTACTGCTTTGACATGGACGGCGAATTGGTTTGGCAGCGAGATCTAGGTCAACATGCAATGCGTGCAGGCTGGGGTACGTCCAGTTCACCTGCTTTGCTCAACGACAAGCTGTTTCTTCAAGTCGACAACGAAGAACAGTCGTTCCTTGTCGCACTTGATACCGCGACCGGAGAAGAGCTTTGGCGTGTTGACCGTGACGAACCCTCCCAGTACAGCTCGCCGATTATTTGGAAGAACAGCCTCCGCGAGGAGTTGATCGTGGGTGGTTCGAACTACCGCTCTTACGACCCTGAGACGGGCGATTTACTTTGGCAATTGAACATGCAAAAGGGTCGCAGCTCAGCCACTCCGCTGGCCGTCGGCGACCGTCTCTACGCGGGCACCGAGTATCGAAATCGTGGAGGCGAAGACGACGGCGGGGGTTTTCTGTTTGCGATCACCCCGGGTGGGCAAGGCCAGCTTGGTACGACGGAAGATCCAAGCAGCGACGAATTCATCGCGTGGAAGAATGCCGAATCAGGCATTCAAATGGCTTCGCCCGTTCTTTGCAAAGACCATCTGTACTTGCTGGAACGACGCAGCGGTGTCGTTCACTGCATCAACGCGGACACCGGAGAAATGGTTTACGAAAAACGCATTCCGCGAGCCCGCGCGTTTTGGTCCTCGCCTTGGGTGATGGGCGAAGAAGTCTTCTGCATTGACACCAACGGGACCACGTTCATCCTTGCTGGAGGTCCCGACTTTGAAGTTGTTGCCAAAAATGAAATTGACGAATTGACTTGGTCAACACCAGCCATCGCGGACGGAGCCTTGTACTTCCGCACTGCATCGAAACTGTATTGCATCCGCGATTGA
- a CDS encoding NAD(P)/FAD-dependent oxidoreductase — MNAHSSPESVTIVGAGVVGIACAHYLAEAGLDVTVIDRGSIAAECSHSNCGYICPSHALPLTEPGAFSVALKSVFNPRSPFRVKPQFNPALWKWMLQFAKRCTHQKMLAAGKPLQAILEASMSEYHSLMERLKLDCEWKEEGLLYVLQTERGMESFAKTDRLVSEEFGIPATRIDGNNLPKFDPGLKEGLAGAFLYPNDTSVRPDKLNSQWASHLKERGVRFVENCELKSVRKEAGQIVAVETNQGDFTSDHFVFAMGAWSTKWESALQCSVPVQPGKGYSVTIEKPDHSPSHPILFPEHKVGVSPFDDGLRFGSMMEFAGYDTSIPKHRIQQLRDSARPYLVASVDGPAQSQWYGWRPMTWDSLPIIGSLPELKNGMLATGHNMLGLSLAPATGRLVAEMVTGRTTHLDPTPYSPSRFE, encoded by the coding sequence ATGAACGCTCACTCGTCGCCTGAGTCCGTCACCATTGTTGGGGCGGGCGTTGTCGGAATCGCTTGCGCTCACTATTTGGCGGAAGCCGGACTTGACGTCACCGTCATCGACCGCGGATCCATTGCTGCGGAATGTTCCCATTCCAATTGCGGATACATCTGCCCCAGCCACGCTCTGCCTCTGACCGAACCGGGGGCTTTCTCAGTCGCCTTGAAATCGGTCTTCAACCCGAGATCTCCGTTCCGAGTCAAACCGCAATTCAATCCAGCCCTTTGGAAGTGGATGTTGCAGTTCGCCAAACGCTGCACGCACCAGAAAATGCTGGCGGCGGGCAAACCGCTGCAGGCAATCCTGGAAGCCTCGATGAGCGAATACCATTCGCTGATGGAACGACTGAAGCTGGATTGCGAATGGAAAGAAGAGGGCCTGCTGTACGTTCTACAAACCGAACGCGGCATGGAATCGTTTGCGAAAACCGATCGCCTGGTATCCGAAGAGTTCGGCATCCCAGCGACTCGAATCGACGGAAACAACCTGCCTAAATTTGATCCCGGGCTGAAAGAAGGCTTGGCAGGCGCGTTCCTATACCCCAACGACACCTCGGTGCGTCCCGACAAACTGAACTCGCAATGGGCGTCGCATCTAAAAGAACGAGGCGTTCGTTTCGTTGAGAACTGCGAGCTGAAATCCGTCCGAAAAGAAGCGGGCCAAATCGTTGCTGTCGAAACCAACCAAGGTGACTTCACCAGCGACCACTTCGTTTTCGCGATGGGAGCCTGGAGTACCAAATGGGAATCGGCACTTCAATGTTCCGTCCCGGTCCAACCGGGCAAAGGCTACTCAGTCACCATCGAGAAACCGGATCACTCGCCCAGTCACCCGATTCTCTTTCCGGAACACAAGGTTGGCGTCTCGCCATTTGACGATGGGTTACGCTTCGGATCAATGATGGAATTCGCAGGCTATGACACCTCCATTCCCAAACACCGAATCCAACAGCTTCGCGATTCCGCTCGGCCTTACTTGGTTGCTTCCGTTGACGGGCCAGCCCAATCACAATGGTACGGCTGGCGACCGATGACCTGGGACAGTTTGCCGATCATCGGTTCGCTGCCGGAACTCAAAAATGGCATGCTAGCGACGGGGCACAATATGTTGGGTTTGAGCCTCGCGCCGGCAACGGGCCGCTTGGTTGCCGAGATGGTCACCGGTCGAACAACACACCTGGACCCGACGCCTTACTCTCCGAGCAGGTTTGAATGA
- a CDS encoding metallophosphoesterase has translation MNRSINVLPVVLCLFATSFLRADEPAEVDSNRFQQAHSRTFRAFDSQTERTWEKPFFFVQLADPQYGMFTGNEGLDQEKALVNQAVKHINRLQPKFVIVCGDLTNATPAQARYEAQVSQYQQDFSKIDPGIPLVCVCGNHDIGNRPTAESIARYTEHFGDDYFSFWVGGVFNVVLNSSLLKDPSGVPERLQQQQNWLEQQLQHSRVKEAKHIFVFLHHPLFLEQEDEPDQYFNIPLERRTPLLALLKAANVRAIFAGHYHRNAYGRAGEMEMITTGPVGRPLGKDPSGLRIVQVEETQIQHAYHSLDSVPDTID, from the coding sequence ATGAATCGATCCATTAACGTCTTGCCGGTCGTTCTTTGTTTGTTTGCAACGTCATTTCTGCGGGCAGACGAACCGGCAGAAGTCGATTCGAATCGGTTTCAACAAGCCCACTCACGCACCTTCCGAGCGTTTGATTCGCAAACCGAACGAACGTGGGAAAAGCCCTTCTTTTTTGTGCAGCTTGCCGACCCTCAGTACGGCATGTTCACCGGCAACGAAGGACTGGACCAAGAAAAGGCTCTCGTCAATCAAGCGGTTAAACACATCAATCGCCTGCAACCAAAGTTCGTGATCGTTTGCGGCGACCTCACCAATGCCACGCCCGCGCAGGCCCGCTACGAAGCTCAAGTCAGCCAGTACCAGCAAGACTTTTCGAAGATCGATCCCGGGATTCCGTTGGTGTGCGTCTGCGGGAACCATGACATTGGCAATCGTCCCACCGCAGAGTCGATTGCTCGCTACACCGAACATTTCGGCGACGACTACTTCTCGTTTTGGGTTGGAGGCGTCTTCAACGTCGTTCTCAATTCAAGTCTGCTGAAAGATCCCAGCGGAGTTCCCGAGCGGTTGCAACAACAGCAAAATTGGTTGGAACAGCAACTCCAGCACTCGAGAGTGAAGGAAGCCAAGCACATTTTCGTGTTTCTGCATCACCCGTTGTTCTTGGAACAGGAAGACGAACCGGACCAGTACTTCAACATCCCCTTGGAGCGACGAACACCGTTGCTTGCCCTTCTGAAAGCAGCCAATGTGCGAGCCATCTTCGCGGGACACTACCACCGCAACGCGTACGGACGAGCCGGCGAGATGGAAATGATCACCACCGGCCCAGTCGGTCGACCGCTGGGCAAGGATCCTTCCGGCTTAAGAATCGTGCAAGTTGAAGAAACGCAGATACAACACGCCTACCATTCGCTGGATTCAGTTCCTGACACCATCGACTGA
- a CDS encoding DUF1501 domain-containing protein, translating into MSAEPSPHYLASRRHWLKSCSSGFGMLALSSLQHRLHATPANLSIQPKATKVILCYMSGGVSHVDSFDPKPDLKKRHGQAMPGKIEKTQFNNNGSIFGSPFAFNRYGESGLEVSDLFPEIGKCADHLAVVRSATTTVNEHSQGNYVAHTGFPFLGHPSAGAWISYGLGTANENLPSFVVLQSEGGLPPLGGSGVFSSGYLPAQHQASILQSDRQEPIPHIQPAQAADMQRRQLDFVAQIDQSFAAQSRNQQVDAAIKNYETAFRMQTSVPEVCDLSDETAATHRLYGIDDPDPMTAAYGKQALLARKLVEKGVRFVELSCLSPATVAPASSHPWDQHGNLETGHRAMAHEVDRPIAGLIQDLDARGLLDETLVVFTGEFGRTPFSQGSAGRDHNPFGFSMWLAGGGVKGGTVYGATDELGYHAVENPCTFYDLWATILHQLGIDHEQLTFRSGGRDFRLTDVHGNVLHDILA; encoded by the coding sequence ATGTCCGCTGAGCCTTCCCCGCACTATCTCGCCTCTCGTCGTCACTGGTTGAAATCCTGCAGCAGTGGTTTTGGCATGCTGGCGCTGTCGAGTTTGCAACACCGCCTTCATGCGACTCCGGCAAACCTATCGATCCAACCGAAAGCGACCAAGGTCATCCTGTGTTACATGTCGGGTGGAGTCTCGCATGTGGATTCCTTTGACCCTAAACCGGATCTGAAAAAACGGCATGGCCAAGCGATGCCCGGCAAAATCGAAAAGACTCAGTTCAACAACAATGGTTCCATCTTTGGCAGCCCTTTCGCATTCAATCGGTACGGCGAGAGCGGACTGGAAGTCAGCGACCTGTTCCCCGAAATTGGAAAGTGTGCCGATCACTTGGCGGTAGTTCGTTCCGCGACAACCACAGTGAACGAACATTCACAAGGAAACTATGTTGCTCACACTGGATTCCCATTTCTAGGTCACCCCAGCGCAGGTGCCTGGATCAGCTATGGGCTCGGAACGGCCAATGAGAACCTGCCCAGCTTTGTCGTGCTGCAAAGCGAAGGCGGCCTTCCACCCTTGGGCGGATCCGGCGTGTTCAGCAGCGGCTACTTGCCCGCCCAACACCAAGCATCCATCCTACAATCCGACCGCCAAGAGCCGATCCCTCACATCCAACCGGCTCAGGCAGCCGACATGCAGCGGCGACAGCTTGACTTCGTCGCCCAAATCGATCAATCCTTCGCAGCTCAATCACGCAACCAACAGGTCGACGCCGCGATCAAGAACTATGAGACCGCGTTTCGCATGCAGACTTCTGTTCCTGAGGTCTGCGACCTCTCCGATGAAACTGCCGCGACGCACAGGCTGTATGGCATCGATGATCCTGACCCGATGACCGCTGCCTATGGGAAACAAGCCCTGCTGGCTCGCAAGTTGGTTGAAAAGGGCGTCCGCTTTGTCGAACTGTCGTGCCTTTCGCCAGCGACGGTTGCCCCCGCCTCCTCGCATCCTTGGGATCAACATGGCAACCTCGAAACAGGACATCGCGCCATGGCACATGAGGTCGATCGTCCGATCGCTGGATTGATCCAAGACCTAGACGCTCGCGGATTACTCGACGAAACCTTGGTCGTGTTCACCGGAGAATTCGGCAGAACGCCCTTCTCGCAAGGATCCGCTGGCCGCGATCACAATCCGTTCGGCTTCAGCATGTGGTTGGCAGGAGGCGGCGTGAAAGGCGGAACGGTCTACGGCGCAACGGACGAACTGGGATACCATGCCGTCGAAAACCCGTGCACGTTTTATGACCTTTGGGCAACAATTCTGCATCAGCTTGGCATCGACCACGAACAGTTGACCTTCCGAAGCGGTGGTCGCGATTTTCGACTCACCGATGTTCACGGGAACGTGCTTCACGACATCCTTGCTTGA
- a CDS encoding PSD1 and planctomycete cytochrome C domain-containing protein, with protein MNSLRWYALSFLIAASVVAAHADEGLSDTQVEFFESKIRPVLVEHCYECHNSDSAQEGEFALDWNEPLRTGGQSGKAIAESSSNSLLLQVMRHEIEGLEMPEGGEKLSPAILADFEQWITMGAPDPRDAPPSKEMLAKSTSWEAIRNKRAKWWSFQPIREVRIPDLDQDWSNHPIDQFVYRKMHANGLSPSPQADRVTLIRRLHFALIGLPPTPAQIDAFVNDDSPDAYEKLVDRLLDSPHFGERWARHWMDWFRYAQSHGSEGDPPIVGADLYRDYLIRAINADVPSDQLIREHIAGDQLAQPRTNPELGINESIIGTAHWRMVFHGFAPTDALDERVRFTDDAIDVVSKAVLGLTVSCARCHNHKFDAISQADYYALAGIVGSTRPARAAIDLPQRLNLHRDSLTKLKSSIRDAITADWSTDAAQVTSRLQDTPANPKPSEPPRDLVALWTSLQHEIDAGKSFQEAWQRRVQEHDTLQEQQRQYAEQTFSHHWNFADSQSTNNNPTNDWFAYGGGLADPASTDRQPTPTPPGEFSVSVDDPNAALRAIYPAGIFSGLLSDKLPGVLTSTDFRVGAGQRLWLQIAGDGQASNRYVVQNYPRNGTVYPVNNLAGPKAKQWHWQEFNLGYWQGDDAHIELATARDAPLLVKNSDRSWFGIRQAIVTAAEQKPPVDFRESLSPIFRAAESKNIQSMQDLARLYQDVISEAIKAWQSESIDDSQSLLLDACLQHNLLPNTLAQLPKTKPLIERYRQLEAEIPVATRAPTIAEWKGQDQALYVRGDHKQPGVPVPRRFLEAFDASPYQTQLSGRSQFAEDLIADENPLTTRVLVNRLWHHLFGRGIVATTDNFGRLGDQPTHPELLDYLATQFRQNGWSLKTMIRQMVTSMTWRQQSQPTETAQQIDPKNRLLSYRTTTRLDAEAIRDSLLYVSGRLQTTPPKGSVAGNSDRRSVYVRVIRNNMDPFLASFDAPVPFSCKGRRDVTNVPAQALLMLNSPFVVGTAKSSARSLLADPSLKDTPAKIRASWRQHFGREPTPTQVAAAEQFLHQSELDHAKLRQKTSRLEQQIVEATREIDAILLPARQKLIAAKSELHDADLQQPSTTAPDSPSRPSPLKEWDFQRLSESGATAKDLTLHGSAAIQDGALIVDGNGWAASDPLPVTLSTKSLEVVVQLDDLQQTGGGAISVQTTDGVLFDAIVFAEREPQRWMSGSDHSKRTQSFQGTAEDVANTEPVHLVITYGKDGKITCYRNGQAYGKAYQTTVQSFPADRSHVIFGMRHGTGLSKGRMLKGRLFSARLYDQELSSEQVKSLAQNATHIVSRQAIVDSLSPATRDRLLTLEAQQAELQRQRDTSPAFPEPQQHWIDFTHSLINMKEFLYVR; from the coding sequence ATGAATTCACTCCGCTGGTATGCATTGAGTTTTTTGATCGCCGCGAGCGTCGTGGCAGCCCATGCCGACGAAGGACTCTCGGACACTCAAGTGGAGTTTTTCGAATCAAAAATCCGGCCGGTGTTGGTGGAACACTGCTATGAATGTCACAACAGCGATTCGGCTCAGGAAGGTGAGTTTGCCTTGGACTGGAACGAACCGCTGCGAACTGGCGGTCAGTCAGGAAAAGCGATCGCGGAGTCCTCCAGCAACAGTCTCTTGCTGCAAGTGATGCGACATGAAATCGAAGGACTCGAAATGCCCGAAGGGGGCGAAAAGTTGAGCCCCGCGATACTCGCTGACTTCGAACAATGGATCACCATGGGAGCACCGGATCCACGAGACGCTCCGCCATCCAAGGAAATGCTCGCCAAGTCCACGTCTTGGGAAGCCATTCGAAACAAGCGTGCCAAGTGGTGGAGTTTCCAACCGATCCGCGAGGTTCGCATTCCTGACTTGGATCAAGATTGGTCCAACCACCCGATCGACCAATTTGTGTATCGCAAGATGCACGCCAACGGTTTGAGTCCTTCCCCGCAAGCTGACCGAGTGACACTGATCCGCAGGCTGCATTTCGCGTTGATCGGATTGCCGCCGACTCCGGCCCAAATCGATGCCTTCGTGAACGATGATTCACCCGACGCATACGAAAAGCTTGTCGATCGACTGCTCGACTCGCCCCATTTCGGCGAACGTTGGGCTCGCCACTGGATGGACTGGTTTCGATACGCTCAGTCGCACGGAAGTGAAGGCGATCCGCCTATCGTCGGAGCGGATTTGTATCGCGACTACTTGATCCGCGCGATCAATGCTGACGTGCCCTCCGATCAACTGATCCGAGAACACATCGCCGGGGACCAACTCGCGCAACCACGAACCAATCCCGAACTCGGGATCAATGAGTCGATCATCGGAACGGCCCACTGGCGGATGGTATTTCACGGATTCGCTCCCACCGATGCCTTGGACGAGCGAGTGCGATTCACAGACGATGCGATCGATGTGGTCAGCAAAGCAGTGCTCGGACTGACCGTCTCGTGTGCACGTTGCCACAACCACAAATTCGATGCGATCAGCCAGGCCGACTATTACGCCCTTGCCGGAATCGTTGGCTCCACGCGGCCTGCCCGGGCGGCCATCGATTTGCCGCAGCGTTTAAACCTCCACCGCGATTCACTGACAAAGTTGAAATCGTCCATTCGGGACGCGATCACTGCGGACTGGTCGACCGACGCGGCACAAGTCACCTCTCGATTGCAGGACACGCCTGCGAATCCGAAGCCATCTGAACCACCCCGCGATCTCGTTGCCCTTTGGACTTCCCTGCAACATGAAATCGATGCAGGGAAGTCATTCCAGGAAGCGTGGCAACGCCGGGTTCAGGAGCACGATACGTTGCAAGAACAACAGCGTCAGTATGCGGAGCAAACCTTCTCCCACCACTGGAACTTTGCCGACAGCCAGTCAACCAACAACAACCCCACCAACGATTGGTTTGCCTATGGTGGTGGACTCGCCGATCCCGCGAGCACCGATCGTCAACCGACCCCCACACCGCCAGGCGAGTTTTCCGTGTCGGTGGATGATCCCAACGCTGCTCTTCGGGCGATCTATCCAGCGGGCATCTTTTCCGGTCTTCTCAGCGACAAACTCCCTGGTGTGCTGACATCCACCGACTTTCGCGTGGGCGCTGGCCAGCGCTTATGGTTGCAAATCGCTGGCGATGGCCAGGCATCCAATCGTTATGTGGTCCAAAACTACCCGCGAAACGGAACGGTTTACCCGGTCAACAATTTGGCTGGCCCCAAGGCCAAACAATGGCACTGGCAGGAGTTCAATCTAGGTTACTGGCAAGGCGATGACGCACACATCGAACTGGCCACTGCCCGCGACGCTCCTTTGTTGGTCAAAAACAGCGACCGATCTTGGTTCGGCATTCGGCAAGCGATTGTGACCGCGGCAGAGCAAAAGCCACCGGTCGACTTCCGCGAATCTCTCTCACCGATTTTCCGAGCGGCAGAATCCAAAAACATCCAATCGATGCAGGATCTCGCGAGGCTTTACCAGGATGTCATCTCGGAAGCGATCAAGGCTTGGCAAAGCGAATCCATCGACGATTCACAATCCTTGCTGTTGGACGCGTGTTTACAACACAACCTCCTGCCCAATACGCTGGCCCAGCTTCCCAAGACCAAACCGCTGATCGAACGCTATCGCCAACTCGAAGCGGAAATTCCTGTCGCGACGCGGGCTCCGACCATCGCAGAGTGGAAGGGACAGGACCAAGCGTTGTACGTTCGGGGTGACCACAAACAGCCCGGCGTCCCGGTTCCCCGACGATTCCTGGAAGCGTTTGATGCGTCCCCCTATCAAACGCAACTCAGCGGGCGCAGCCAATTCGCGGAAGACCTGATCGCGGATGAAAACCCGCTGACAACTCGCGTGCTGGTCAACCGCCTGTGGCATCATCTTTTCGGCCGCGGCATTGTGGCAACGACCGACAACTTTGGACGCTTGGGTGACCAACCAACGCATCCAGAACTGTTGGACTACCTCGCCACTCAGTTCCGCCAAAACGGTTGGTCACTCAAAACGATGATCCGCCAAATGGTGACCTCCATGACATGGAGACAGCAGTCCCAGCCAACCGAAACGGCACAACAAATTGACCCCAAAAATCGGTTGCTCTCCTATCGAACGACCACTCGATTGGATGCCGAAGCGATTCGCGATTCATTGCTGTATGTATCGGGTCGTTTGCAGACAACTCCGCCGAAAGGTTCCGTCGCGGGGAACAGCGATCGCCGGTCGGTCTACGTCCGCGTGATCCGCAACAACATGGATCCGTTTCTGGCCAGCTTCGATGCCCCGGTCCCGTTTTCGTGCAAAGGCCGTCGCGATGTGACCAACGTTCCGGCTCAAGCCTTGCTGATGCTGAACAGCCCGTTCGTGGTGGGAACTGCAAAGTCTTCCGCCCGGAGCCTATTGGCGGATCCATCGCTGAAAGACACTCCCGCCAAAATCCGAGCCAGTTGGCGACAGCATTTCGGACGAGAACCGACTCCGACGCAAGTCGCTGCGGCCGAGCAGTTCTTGCATCAAAGCGAATTGGACCACGCCAAACTCCGCCAAAAGACTTCGAGGCTCGAACAACAAATAGTTGAGGCCACCCGCGAGATCGATGCGATCCTTCTTCCCGCTCGCCAGAAATTGATCGCAGCGAAGAGCGAACTTCATGACGCTGATTTGCAGCAACCATCCACGACCGCTCCTGATTCGCCTTCCCGTCCAAGTCCGCTGAAGGAATGGGACTTTCAACGACTGTCCGAATCCGGCGCCACCGCGAAGGACCTGACACTGCATGGTTCGGCCGCGATCCAGGACGGGGCATTGATTGTCGATGGCAATGGCTGGGCGGCCTCGGATCCCTTGCCCGTGACACTGTCCACCAAATCGCTGGAAGTCGTCGTGCAATTGGATGACCTCCAGCAAACCGGTGGTGGTGCGATCTCGGTGCAAACGACGGATGGTGTGCTGTTCGATGCCATCGTGTTCGCTGAACGGGAACCGCAACGCTGGATGAGCGGAAGCGACCACAGCAAACGGACACAGAGTTTCCAGGGCACCGCCGAGGACGTCGCCAACACCGAACCGGTCCATCTGGTGATCACTTACGGCAAGGATGGAAAGATCACCTGCTATCGCAATGGTCAGGCCTACGGAAAGGCTTATCAAACGACGGTGCAGTCATTTCCAGCCGATCGCTCACACGTGATCTTCGGCATGCGTCACGGCACCGGCCTTTCGAAAGGTCGAATGCTGAAGGGACGCCTATTTTCCGCGAGACTTTACGATCAGGAACTGTCATCCGAGCAAGTCAAATCCCTGGCCCAAAACGCGACACACATCGTTTCGCGTCAAGCCATCGTTGACTCTCTGTCCCCGGCAACGCGAGATCGCCTGCTCACGCTCGAAGCACAACAGGCGGAACTTCAGCGGCAACGAGACACGAGCCCTGCGTTCCCGGAACCGCAACAGCACTGGATCGATTTCACGCATTCACTGATCAACATGAAGGAGTTCCTCTATGTCCGCTGA